A window of Oceanotoga teriensis contains these coding sequences:
- a CDS encoding flagellar hook-basal body complex protein, with the protein MLRAMYSGITGLKNFQTQMDVVGNNIANVNTVGFKSSRVTFQTTLLQTLKSGKSPDGQFGGTNPMQIGMGSKVASVDKIMSQSSFQSTGKITDLAIQGDGFFVLSDGEGSYFTRAGNFTRDTSGYLVDPSSGMKLQGWTAKISSSGKRYVDSNDPIGDIQISAGQVMAAKQTTFVNLAHNLKSDVGIKESTIVIKSLSGQNIPVKFRFERDMSKANRDKIVYKWTAESLNEDYPLKDNKGYLELDESGNVKEWITYDGNTTTPKSDPKIRLGIIEKYNIEQTGTPPAYPTLNIGGGTSTASIEGDIILTKDGKSVEIDTTQPINVNFAAGTPGTFEVTLTDKDGTALTFTGTGNTVKDINDALNKGLEDAANGVKLTGLQLNATDTSLNIDAGTTALTLKGTEREVLQPATGGEIKLTDLETPTNFSKVKYQSPTVSTSTLIFDSLGNSYNAYIKFTKIDENTWQWKAQLEDGTPLKKLDQQGNQTDEIAQGVIAFDSNGSIAATDWSIEDDGSINEVDGKGGFGFWFDPAKTGGALDQSQEPSSSSAAGPVKVEIKFNNITQFASPNSVTVNDQDGNAEGTLESFAINEVGEVVGSFSNGRSDILGRVALATFNNPEGLMEIGNSLYAQSSNSGLAQIGIAGVGGRGTLIPGALEMSNVDLAEEFTNMIVAQRGFQATSRIITTSDQILNELVNMKR; encoded by the coding sequence ATGTTAAGGGCAATGTACTCTGGAATAACAGGATTAAAAAACTTTCAAACACAAATGGATGTAGTTGGAAATAATATAGCAAATGTAAATACAGTTGGATTTAAATCTTCAAGGGTGACTTTTCAAACAACATTATTACAAACATTAAAATCTGGAAAATCACCTGATGGCCAATTTGGAGGAACTAATCCAATGCAAATAGGTATGGGATCAAAAGTTGCGTCAGTAGACAAAATAATGAGTCAAAGCTCATTTCAAAGTACTGGTAAAATAACAGATTTAGCCATACAGGGAGATGGTTTTTTTGTTCTTTCTGATGGAGAAGGCTCATATTTTACGAGAGCTGGAAATTTTACCAGAGATACATCCGGATATTTAGTAGATCCAAGCTCAGGAATGAAACTACAAGGTTGGACTGCAAAAATTTCGAGTTCGGGAAAAAGATATGTGGATTCAAATGACCCTATAGGAGATATACAAATTTCTGCGGGACAAGTTATGGCTGCAAAACAAACAACTTTTGTGAATCTTGCACACAATTTAAAATCAGATGTGGGGATAAAAGAATCTACAATAGTTATAAAATCATTATCTGGACAGAATATACCTGTAAAGTTCAGATTTGAAAGAGATATGAGCAAAGCTAATAGAGATAAAATAGTATATAAATGGACAGCAGAATCTTTAAATGAAGACTATCCTTTGAAAGATAATAAAGGTTATCTTGAACTCGATGAATCGGGAAATGTAAAAGAATGGATAACTTATGATGGAAATACAACAACTCCAAAATCAGATCCAAAAATCAGACTTGGTATAATAGAAAAATATAATATTGAACAAACGGGAACTCCTCCTGCATATCCAACTTTAAATATAGGTGGAGGTACTTCAACTGCTTCAATAGAAGGAGATATAATATTAACAAAAGATGGTAAAAGTGTAGAAATAGACACAACACAACCTATAAATGTTAACTTTGCTGCTGGAACACCTGGAACTTTTGAAGTTACTTTGACTGACAAAGATGGAACAGCTTTAACATTTACTGGAACAGGAAATACTGTAAAAGATATAAATGATGCTCTTAATAAAGGATTAGAAGATGCCGCAAATGGTGTAAAACTAACTGGACTTCAATTGAATGCTACAGATACAAGTTTGAATATAGATGCAGGAACTACTGCATTGACTTTAAAAGGAACTGAGAGAGAAGTTTTACAACCAGCAACAGGTGGAGAAATAAAATTAACAGACTTAGAAACACCGACAAACTTTTCAAAAGTAAAATATCAAAGTCCTACAGTTTCGACTTCAACTCTTATATTTGATTCATTGGGGAACTCTTATAATGCATACATAAAATTTACTAAAATAGATGAAAATACATGGCAATGGAAAGCACAACTTGAAGATGGAACACCTTTAAAGAAATTAGATCAACAAGGAAATCAAACAGATGAAATTGCACAAGGTGTAATAGCCTTTGATTCTAACGGATCTATAGCTGCTACGGATTGGAGTATAGAAGATGATGGTTCAATAAATGAAGTGGATGGAAAAGGTGGATTTGGATTCTGGTTTGATCCAGCAAAAACTGGTGGGGCATTAGATCAATCTCAAGAACCATCTTCATCATCAGCTGCTGGACCTGTTAAAGTTGAAATTAAATTTAATAATATAACACAATTTGCATCTCCAAACTCTGTAACAGTAAATGATCAGGATGGAAATGCTGAAGGAACTCTCGAATCTTTTGCTATAAATGAAGTTGGAGAAGTAGTTGGCTCTTTTTCAAATGGTAGAAGTGATATATTGGGAAGAGTTGCTCTTGCCACTTTTAACAATCCAGAGGGTCTTATGGAAATAGGAAATTCATTATATGCACAAAGTTCAAATAGTGGATTAGCACAGATTGGAATTGCCGGTGTAGGTGGAAGAGGAACATTGATTCCAGGAGCTCTTGAAATGTCTAATGTAGATCTTGCAGAAGAATTTACAAACATGATAGTTGCTCAAAGAGGATTTCAAGCTACCTCGAGAATAATAACAACATCTGATCAAATATTAAATGAATTAGTTAATATGAAAAGATAA
- a CDS encoding patatin-like phospholipase family protein has product MRIIMGGYFEGLYWESGVLQGILENQNKIDFYLSGTGSLIGIFFSLYQENFLGKLKNFLYEKENPLNSIISKDIYQSRYSQITSLYKLGRGNNSLYNNKELEEYLKSYFKTLKISDLKENIELEVFDLKNRQFKIISKETYIYEALTMELSVPPYYQYYEHDEGLYIPSSYLSIIPVNDIKNDDIIISYESKIEFPIPKNGVEILLKISNRRSIKNYRIYTNSKNKIEPENISENPYNIKEFFNGKKAAYKFLEGINEN; this is encoded by the coding sequence ATGAGAATAATTATGGGTGGATATTTTGAAGGATTATATTGGGAAAGTGGAGTTTTACAAGGAATACTTGAAAATCAAAATAAAATAGATTTTTATCTTTCTGGAACAGGAAGTCTAATAGGAATATTTTTTAGTTTATACCAAGAAAATTTTTTGGGTAAATTAAAAAATTTTCTTTATGAGAAAGAAAATCCTTTAAATTCAATAATATCGAAAGATATATATCAAAGTAGATATTCTCAAATAACATCACTTTATAAACTTGGAAGAGGGAATAATTCCTTATACAATAATAAAGAATTGGAAGAATATTTAAAATCATATTTTAAAACTTTAAAAATATCAGATTTAAAAGAAAATATAGAATTAGAAGTTTTTGATTTAAAAAATAGGCAGTTTAAAATAATATCAAAAGAAACCTATATATATGAAGCTTTAACTATGGAACTTTCTGTTCCTCCTTATTATCAGTATTATGAACATGATGAAGGATTATATATACCATCATCATATTTATCTATTATTCCAGTAAATGATATAAAAAATGATGATATAATAATATCATATGAGTCAAAAATAGAATTTCCAATACCAAAAAATGGAGTAGAAATACTTTTGAAAATTTCAAATAGAAGATCCATAAAAAATTATAGGATATATACAAATTCAAAGAATAAAATAGAACCAGAAAATATTTCAGAAAATCCATACAATATAAAAGAATTTTTTAATGGTAAAAAAGCTGCTTATAAATTCTTGGAGGGAATAAATGAAAATTAA
- a CDS encoding 16S rRNA (uracil(1498)-N(3))-methyltransferase, with amino-acid sequence MPNLFFGKKENDEIILDKQETAHLKIMRKKENEQLDAFINDGKIYKCIIKKISSKNTILKINEIKEQKLNFKPNINLYFGISKVDRMNLLIEKAVEMRINTINIYKGEKSTINYKNEDKIKKTAIQAAKQSYLSKIPDINIINFKEIVLNDNTIAFDFSENYSMEENLKNDIQEINLLFGPDMGFSDNEKKILNKSNIPIINLGKTIFRFETSIFYVLSIINYKYKRLL; translated from the coding sequence ATGCCAAATTTATTTTTTGGAAAAAAAGAAAATGATGAAATAATATTGGATAAACAAGAAACTGCTCATTTAAAGATAATGAGAAAAAAGGAAAATGAACAATTAGATGCATTTATAAATGATGGTAAAATCTATAAATGTATTATAAAAAAAATTTCCTCAAAAAATACTATTTTAAAAATAAATGAAATAAAAGAGCAAAAACTAAATTTCAAACCTAATATTAATTTATATTTTGGAATAAGTAAAGTAGATAGAATGAACCTATTAATAGAAAAAGCTGTTGAAATGAGAATAAATACTATAAATATATATAAAGGTGAAAAATCTACCATAAATTATAAAAATGAAGATAAAATAAAAAAAACAGCTATACAAGCGGCAAAACAATCTTATTTATCTAAAATACCAGATATAAACATTATAAATTTTAAAGAAATAGTATTAAATGATAATACCATTGCATTTGATTTTTCTGAAAACTATTCAATGGAAGAAAATCTAAAAAATGATATTCAAGAAATAAATTTATTATTTGGTCCGGATATGGGTTTTTCGGATAATGAAAAAAAAATACTAAATAAATCAAATATTCCGATAATAAACCTTGGAAAAACAATATTTAGATTCGAGACATCGATATTTTATGTGTTAAGCATAATAAATTATAAATATAAAAGACTTTTATAA
- a CDS encoding OmpA/MotB family protein, whose translation MAKKKKEAAGSPAWMATFSDLNSLLMTMFVALFSMATISPGKFQQAAMSFNNAFNGAPPGVLVGGKSIADEPLITSNPGVKRDLLKIVEDEKYKGKITIEETDRGTLVSLKDMAFFKLGSAELTKEAKELLNQVGKIIIEHTTNEIEIYGFTDDLPITSNNIYPSNWHMASARAASVANFFTSELKERRTLELLAEVKNGQFDIEYFYNQDRFFPISTGDREIKKQINQLKAEIDSQNEIAKNKFQNGEITAVELKEQQDKLEKQYEEEIKVLRDLYRRIDLLILRQRIR comes from the coding sequence ATGGCTAAAAAGAAAAAAGAAGCCGCAGGTTCTCCAGCATGGATGGCAACTTTTTCAGACTTAAATTCACTTTTAATGACTATGTTCGTAGCTTTATTTTCAATGGCTACCATATCTCCTGGAAAATTTCAACAAGCAGCTATGAGTTTTAACAATGCTTTTAACGGAGCTCCTCCGGGAGTTTTAGTGGGTGGAAAATCGATAGCTGATGAACCACTTATTACTTCAAACCCTGGAGTTAAAAGGGATTTGTTAAAAATTGTTGAAGATGAAAAATATAAAGGAAAAATTACAATAGAAGAAACTGATAGAGGAACATTAGTTTCATTAAAAGATATGGCTTTTTTTAAACTTGGTAGTGCTGAACTTACAAAAGAAGCTAAAGAATTATTAAATCAAGTTGGAAAAATTATAATAGAACATACCACAAATGAAATAGAAATATATGGCTTTACGGATGATTTGCCAATAACAAGCAATAATATTTATCCTTCAAATTGGCATATGGCTTCTGCAAGAGCTGCGAGTGTAGCAAATTTTTTTACAAGTGAATTAAAAGAAAGAAGAACTTTAGAATTACTTGCTGAAGTAAAAAATGGACAATTCGATATAGAATATTTTTATAATCAAGATAGATTTTTTCCTATATCTACTGGAGATAGGGAGATAAAAAAACAAATAAATCAATTAAAAGCAGAAATAGACTCTCAAAATGAAATAGCAAAAAATAAATTTCAAAATGGAGAGATAACTGCGGTTGAATTAAAAGAACAACAAGACAAACTTGAAAAGCAATATGAGGAAGAAATAAAAGTATTAAGAGATTTATACAGAAGAATAGATTTATTAATACTAAGACAAAGAATAAGATAA
- a CDS encoding motility protein A codes for MDISTIIGLVLAILAIVMGVGSEFGAILDTQSFFITVIGSIGGTFIAHPKETAFKLFSTFLKAIKNPQIDNIGSLRTLYSFAEKARRDGMIALEEDIPSIEDEFMKDGLRAAVDGTDPEEIKKILEIKMELYEQDEEASISVLDTWAALAPAFGMIGTLIGLVLLLKTLNDPTTIGPKMSIALVTTLYGALIANIFATPPAEKLKRRVADSLNQKRMALEGILSIVQGENPRLMEEKLKAFLSATDRKAYEANKKDTEV; via the coding sequence GTGGATATTTCTACAATAATAGGTCTTGTACTTGCCATCTTGGCAATTGTTATGGGTGTGGGTTCAGAATTTGGGGCTATATTAGATACACAATCTTTCTTTATAACTGTTATAGGGTCAATAGGAGGAACATTTATAGCCCATCCAAAAGAAACGGCATTCAAATTGTTTAGTACCTTTTTAAAAGCTATAAAAAATCCACAAATTGATAATATAGGATCTTTAAGAACATTGTATTCTTTTGCTGAAAAAGCCAGAAGAGATGGAATGATAGCATTAGAAGAAGATATACCTTCCATAGAAGATGAATTTATGAAAGATGGATTAAGAGCTGCTGTTGATGGTACAGATCCTGAAGAAATAAAAAAAATATTAGAAATAAAAATGGAATTATATGAGCAAGACGAAGAAGCATCGATAAGTGTATTAGATACTTGGGCGGCTTTAGCACCAGCTTTTGGTATGATTGGAACACTTATAGGATTAGTTCTTTTACTCAAGACATTAAATGATCCTACGACAATAGGTCCAAAAATGTCTATAGCTCTCGTAACTACTTTATATGGAGCATTAATTGCAAATATATTTGCAACTCCTCCAGCTGAAAAGCTAAAAAGAAGGGTTGCAGACAGTTTAAACCAAAAAAGAATGGCATTAGAAGGAATTCTTTCAATAGTACAGGGAGAAAATCCAAGACTAATGGAAGAAAAATTAAAAGCTTTTCTTTCAGCTACAGATAGAAAAGCTTATGAGGCCAACAAAAAAGATACTGAAGTATGA
- the serS gene encoding serine--tRNA ligase, giving the protein MLDIKYVRNNIEEVKNSLENRKNDTKILEELIKLDEKRREIMNIVQDYRAERNNNTKNVADLKKQGKNEEAQKIIDDGKKISEKIKELDNELKKIDEEYSLKLLYIPNIPANDVKVGKDENDNIELRKWGEPKKFNFEPKAHWDIGPDLNMMDFDRASKLSGSRFTILKSQIAKLSRALTNFMLDTHTKNGYTEIMPPHLVTRETITGTGQLPKFEDDLYHTDADDLFLIPTAEVTLVGMHKDDILTLDEMPAKYCAYTPCYRREAGSYGRDVRGMIRQHQFDKVELVWHVHPEESEKAHEQLTKDAENILQLLELPYRVISLCTGDLGFSAVKTYDIEVWLPSYQNYKEISSCSNTKDFQARRANIRFRDKDNKLKYLHTLNGSGLAVGRTLVAVLENYQMEDGRVKIPEVLKPYMNGLEYIG; this is encoded by the coding sequence ATGTTAGATATAAAATATGTAAGAAACAATATAGAAGAAGTAAAAAATTCATTAGAAAACAGAAAAAATGATACAAAAATATTGGAAGAATTGATCAAACTTGATGAAAAAAGAAGAGAAATAATGAATATAGTCCAAGATTATAGAGCAGAAAGAAATAATAATACAAAAAATGTAGCAGATTTAAAAAAACAAGGTAAAAATGAAGAGGCACAAAAAATAATAGATGATGGTAAAAAGATATCTGAAAAAATAAAAGAATTAGATAATGAACTAAAAAAAATAGATGAAGAATACTCTTTAAAGCTCCTTTATATTCCTAATATTCCTGCAAATGATGTAAAAGTAGGAAAAGATGAAAACGATAATATTGAATTAAGAAAATGGGGAGAGCCTAAAAAATTTAATTTTGAACCTAAAGCTCATTGGGATATTGGTCCAGACTTAAATATGATGGATTTTGATAGAGCCAGTAAATTATCGGGATCAAGGTTTACAATATTAAAATCACAAATAGCAAAATTGTCAAGAGCATTGACGAATTTTATGCTTGATACTCATACAAAAAATGGTTATACAGAAATAATGCCACCACATCTTGTAACGAGAGAAACAATAACTGGAACAGGTCAATTACCAAAATTTGAAGATGATTTATATCATACAGATGCTGATGATTTATTTTTAATTCCAACAGCTGAAGTTACTTTGGTGGGAATGCATAAAGATGATATATTAACTCTCGATGAAATGCCTGCAAAATATTGTGCTTATACACCATGTTATAGAAGAGAAGCTGGAAGTTATGGTAGAGATGTAAGAGGTATGATAAGACAACATCAATTTGATAAAGTTGAACTCGTTTGGCATGTTCATCCAGAAGAATCTGAAAAAGCTCATGAACAATTAACAAAAGATGCGGAAAATATATTACAACTATTAGAATTACCTTATAGAGTTATATCATTATGTACAGGAGATTTAGGTTTTTCGGCAGTAAAAACATATGATATAGAAGTATGGCTTCCATCATATCAAAATTATAAAGAAATATCTTCATGTTCAAATACAAAAGATTTTCAAGCGAGAAGAGCGAATATAAGATTTAGAGATAAAGACAATAAATTAAAATATTTACATACATTAAATGGCTCTGGACTTGCTGTTGGAAGAACTTTGGTTGCAGTACTTGAAAATTATCAAATGGAAGATGGAAGGGTTAAAATTCCAGAGGTATTAAAACCTTATATGAATGGTTTGGAGTATATAGGTTAA
- a CDS encoding flagellar FlbD family protein, protein MIKLNKLNDKEFILNCDQIEKIEMNPDSTITMMNGHVYVVKDNIEDIIKKVIEYKRNYSINGQRGEI, encoded by the coding sequence ATGATAAAATTAAATAAGCTCAATGATAAAGAGTTTATATTGAACTGTGACCAGATAGAAAAAATCGAAATGAATCCAGATTCTACAATTACTATGATGAACGGGCATGTATATGTAGTAAAGGATAATATTGAAGATATAATAAAAAAAGTGATAGAATATAAAAGGAACTATTCTATTAATGGTCAAAGAGGTGAAATATAA
- a CDS encoding patatin-like phospholipase family protein has translation MKYGLALGSGGIRGLAHVALINLLKEKRNQKIDIISGCSAGAVIGALFALDPELDLYNKVEQVLKNNLSELNKITKSLNSKINMFTKIISTTGINTNDIIYNSLKEIFHNKKFSDCKIPFYAITFDLETGEEIIINEGFIIDAVMASANVPAAFYPLRIGGMLLVDGGSITPVPANVLKEEGADYIISCDISQPDFKEEYDNGIEYINTVDEFKIELINQREKAISDEYYIFDEQLSWEQFTQYDYVYKKAYEKFGSEIL, from the coding sequence ATGAAGTATGGATTAGCTTTGGGAAGCGGTGGAATAAGAGGATTAGCCCACGTAGCCTTAATAAACTTATTAAAAGAAAAGAGAAATCAAAAAATAGATATTATATCAGGATGCAGTGCAGGGGCCGTAATAGGGGCCCTTTTTGCCTTGGATCCAGAATTGGATCTTTATAATAAAGTTGAACAAGTTTTAAAAAATAATTTGTCCGAATTAAATAAAATAACAAAATCATTGAATTCTAAAATAAATATGTTCACTAAAATAATATCTACAACTGGAATAAATACCAATGATATAATATATAATTCATTAAAAGAAATCTTTCATAATAAAAAATTTTCTGATTGTAAAATACCTTTTTATGCAATAACATTTGATTTAGAAACTGGTGAAGAAATAATAATAAATGAAGGTTTTATAATAGATGCAGTCATGGCTTCTGCAAATGTTCCTGCTGCTTTTTATCCATTAAGAATAGGTGGTATGCTCTTAGTAGATGGAGGATCTATAACTCCTGTTCCTGCAAATGTTTTAAAAGAAGAAGGAGCAGACTATATAATATCTTGTGATATATCTCAACCAGATTTCAAAGAAGAATATGATAATGGAATAGAATATATAAATACAGTTGATGAATTCAAAATAGAATTAATAAATCAAAGGGAAAAAGCTATAAGTGATGAATATTATATATTTGATGAACAATTGAGTTGGGAACAGTTTACACAATACGATTATGTATATAAAAAAGCTTATGAAAAATTTGGAAGTGAAATATTATGA
- a CDS encoding flagellar hook assembly protein FlgD, translating into MMNTGIDKTGLFYSTLQANKERGIKKELDKDAFLQLMLTQMKYQDPTAPMDSKEMIQQVSQLSQTEQIMNMSKSFQNMVSSQLTLYRMQATGLVGKNAVVEDNKMALKDGVTQNVIFDVDKSSNIKIEIYNANEKLIYSDDLGVLPKGINTFSWNGRNANGVAMPDGTYEYKLYRMENGQKVEITGLDGGKVEAVQFEGEKFYVIVNGRKFPISAIKEIAGETKPDPDEPGDGDKPDDKDKTEEKDKV; encoded by the coding sequence ATGATGAATACAGGCATTGATAAAACAGGATTATTTTATAGCACCTTACAGGCAAATAAAGAAAGAGGAATAAAAAAAGAATTGGATAAAGATGCTTTTTTGCAATTAATGCTAACACAGATGAAATATCAAGACCCTACAGCCCCAATGGATAGTAAAGAAATGATTCAACAAGTGTCACAATTATCCCAAACAGAACAAATAATGAATATGAGTAAATCATTTCAAAACATGGTTAGTTCTCAACTAACTTTATATAGAATGCAGGCTACAGGACTTGTTGGCAAAAACGCTGTAGTAGAAGATAATAAAATGGCTTTAAAAGATGGTGTAACTCAAAATGTAATATTTGATGTAGATAAATCTAGTAATATAAAAATAGAAATTTATAATGCAAATGAAAAATTAATCTATTCTGATGATTTAGGAGTATTACCTAAAGGTATAAACACATTTTCATGGAATGGAAGGAATGCAAACGGAGTTGCAATGCCTGATGGTACTTATGAGTACAAACTATATAGAATGGAAAATGGCCAAAAAGTAGAAATAACAGGGCTTGATGGTGGAAAAGTTGAAGCTGTTCAGTTTGAAGGGGAAAAATTCTATGTTATAGTTAATGGTAGAAAATTTCCTATCTCCGCTATAAAAGAAATAGCTGGTGAAACTAAACCAGACCCAGATGAACCTGGTGATGGAGATAAACCTGATGATAAAGATAAAACTGAAGAAAAGGATAAAGTATAG
- a CDS encoding flagellar hook-length control protein FliK encodes MNGIILNLINNNKIEIKPENNTKESSIDFEKVLNQKNNMQNEKTYQINEQKNTKKETSSEEIKSLKINDIPVKKEIIDNDKSQILEKIKKIINLDGMKELSKEQKNELIKKLKNLINNLSNEDNTEQLKELLLQIQDILKKVNIKLEVLNIKESKEGKNNIFIKIKNIKTDEEILIPQKKANKYIHVKIIPKEIIEKNDTKTKYNILQKNVKNIKKSDSLLEKIQDKKSEIKSKQVFIPIEGEVKETSKSLEDLNIETSENKILEMIKNLQINADRDIKQKDEKIELGKNLLNNLKLNVQASNSNINNKQINGILEMMQKDNLRTTENIKIENQDLIKKDFKNIQNENVIFKPINNLENKSEKNEQKNSEDLKQNTKKNKINFDNKKTENDSNSKQYVQSSNKIENTSNIKQNQLNTTNNKQNVTMLPLKELNNHIEQIIQKNTTLNTFTETINIKITPPDLGEITVELIKTNKTIIINIITDNESSKSQIARTLQQLITQLKDNGYNPVQVKVEVDVENDYLNNQKENPQKNNENEKNKENKENESQFEDLLRGEEI; translated from the coding sequence TTGAATGGTATTATATTAAATCTTATAAACAATAATAAAATCGAGATAAAACCAGAAAATAATACGAAAGAAAGTTCTATCGATTTTGAGAAAGTTTTAAATCAAAAAAATAATATGCAAAACGAAAAAACATATCAAATAAATGAACAAAAAAATACAAAAAAAGAAACATCAAGTGAAGAAATAAAGTCTTTAAAGATAAATGATATTCCTGTAAAAAAAGAAATAATAGATAATGACAAAAGTCAAATTTTAGAAAAAATAAAAAAAATAATAAACTTAGATGGAATGAAAGAACTTTCTAAAGAACAAAAAAATGAACTAATAAAAAAATTAAAAAATCTCATAAATAATTTATCAAATGAAGATAATACAGAACAATTAAAAGAATTACTTTTACAAATTCAAGATATATTAAAAAAAGTTAATATAAAATTAGAGGTTTTAAATATAAAAGAATCAAAAGAAGGAAAGAATAATATATTTATAAAAATAAAAAATATTAAAACTGATGAAGAAATATTAATACCTCAAAAAAAAGCTAATAAATATATACATGTAAAAATAATTCCAAAAGAAATAATAGAGAAAAATGATACAAAAACAAAATATAATATACTCCAAAAAAATGTAAAAAATATAAAAAAATCTGATTCATTATTAGAAAAGATACAAGATAAAAAATCTGAAATAAAGTCAAAACAAGTATTTATTCCAATAGAAGGTGAAGTTAAAGAAACTTCCAAATCATTAGAAGATTTAAATATTGAAACATCTGAAAATAAAATTCTTGAAATGATTAAAAATCTTCAAATAAATGCAGATAGGGATATAAAACAAAAAGATGAAAAAATAGAATTGGGAAAAAACTTATTAAATAATTTGAAATTAAATGTGCAAGCTTCAAATTCAAATATCAATAATAAACAAATAAATGGAATATTAGAAATGATGCAAAAAGATAATTTAAGAACTACTGAAAATATCAAAATAGAAAATCAAGATCTTATAAAAAAAGATTTTAAAAATATACAAAATGAAAATGTTATTTTTAAACCCATTAATAATTTAGAAAATAAATCTGAAAAAAATGAACAAAAAAACTCAGAAGATTTGAAACAAAATACGAAAAAAAATAAAATAAATTTTGATAATAAAAAAACAGAAAATGATTCAAATAGCAAACAATATGTTCAAAGCTCTAATAAAATAGAAAATACTTCTAATATAAAACAAAATCAATTGAATACTACTAATAATAAACAAAATGTTACAATGTTACCATTAAAAGAATTAAACAATCATATAGAGCAAATTATTCAAAAAAATACTACATTAAACACATTTACAGAAACAATAAATATCAAAATAACTCCACCAGATTTAGGAGAAATAACTGTAGAATTAATAAAAACAAATAAAACAATAATTATAAACATAATAACAGATAATGAATCATCAAAATCTCAAATAGCGAGGACATTACAACAATTGATAACTCAATTAAAAGATAATGGATATAATCCAGTTCAAGTAAAAGTTGAAGTGGATGTAGAAAATGATTATTTAAATAATCAAAAAGAAAATCCTCAAAAAAACAATGAAAATGAAAAAAACAAAGAAAATAAAGAAAATGAAAGCCAGTTTGAGGATTTATTAAGAGGTGAAGAAATATGA
- the lptC gene encoding LPS export ABC transporter periplasmic protein LptC yields the protein MKIKKIMILFILILASITYASTVNVSADDISGKEKYYVLRNNVKIKKEDINIITNSATINIINEEWDNLLAEDIKINSETFDSNAEELFFDLKEEKGELKNNVETKIKIDEEIMTIKCDIMNFDNKNKSYQGESENIVKIIKNDYNIQAKKFSYKEEENVLYLEGDVYILNEKKKMELKSQQATFNTKTNEMKATKVNLTLEVEDKKED from the coding sequence ATGAAAATTAAAAAAATAATGATATTGTTTATTTTAATTCTTGCTTCAATAACCTATGCATCTACTGTAAATGTTTCCGCTGATGATATAAGTGGAAAAGAAAAATATTATGTTTTAAGAAACAATGTTAAAATAAAAAAAGAAGATATAAACATAATAACAAACAGTGCAACAATAAATATAATTAATGAAGAATGGGACAATCTATTAGCTGAAGATATAAAAATAAATTCTGAAACGTTTGATTCAAACGCAGAAGAACTTTTTTTTGATTTAAAAGAAGAAAAAGGTGAATTAAAAAACAATGTTGAAACAAAAATTAAAATAGATGAAGAGATAATGACAATAAAATGTGATATTATGAATTTTGATAATAAAAATAAGTCCTATCAAGGAGAGTCTGAAAATATAGTAAAAATAATAAAAAATGATTATAATATTCAAGCAAAAAAATTTAGTTATAAAGAAGAAGAAAATGTATTATATCTTGAAGGTGATGTATACATATTAAATGAAAAGAAAAAAATGGAATTAAAGTCACAACAAGCAACTTTTAATACCAAAACAAATGAAATGAAAGCTACTAAAGTTAATCTAACTCTTGAAGTAGAAGACAAAAAAGAAGACTAA